In Ancalomicrobiaceae bacterium S20, the following proteins share a genomic window:
- a CDS encoding SRPBCC family protein, protein MTRHGMHRRRAGQYVGEQLVRLALLIAVACSATGWTTSGAIALDTARWVDVSGDPDAVWKELGDFCAIETWHPMVKACSAVEVDGKLTRTLTLADGATQVERLVDWNDRARTYTYRLVEGGASVVDLQATLAVRRHDGGSRIVWSGSYAPANGVATGKAWGAVRAFYDAGLKALAERHKT, encoded by the coding sequence ATGACAAGGCACGGAATGCACCGGCGGCGCGCCGGACAGTACGTAGGCGAACAACTCGTCCGCCTGGCCCTCCTTATCGCGGTCGCATGCTCCGCGACCGGCTGGACCACCTCTGGCGCGATCGCGCTCGACACCGCGCGTTGGGTCGATGTCTCCGGTGATCCCGATGCTGTCTGGAAGGAACTCGGCGATTTCTGCGCGATCGAGACTTGGCATCCCATGGTCAAGGCGTGCAGCGCCGTCGAGGTCGACGGCAAGCTCACGCGCACCCTGACACTTGCCGACGGCGCGACCCAGGTCGAACGTCTGGTGGACTGGAATGATCGGGCGCGAACCTATACCTATCGGCTCGTCGAGGGGGGAGCGTCGGTCGTGGACCTTCAGGCGACGCTCGCCGTCCGTCGGCATGACGGCGGCAGTCGCATCGTCTGGTCCGGCAGCTACGCGCCCGCAAACGGAGTCGCCACTGGCAAGGCCTGGGGCGCGGTCCGCGCCTTCTACGATGCGGGCCTCAAGGCGCTGGCCGAGCGACACAAGACCTGA
- the ssb gene encoding single-stranded DNA-binding protein: MAGSVNKVILVGNLGADPEVRRTQDGRPIVNLRLATSDTWRDRQSGERRERTEWHRVVIFNEALAKIAEQYLRKGSKVYVEGALQTREWEDQQGQKRYSTEVVLQNFNGQLTLLDRPGGGGGDDFGDEAMSGGRGGGGGGRVGYDRGGDRGASAPRGAPKQPAYSGGGDIDDEIPF, from the coding sequence ATGGCCGGAAGCGTGAACAAGGTCATCCTGGTCGGCAATCTGGGTGCCGATCCGGAGGTGCGGCGTACTCAGGATGGTCGGCCGATCGTCAACCTGAGGCTCGCCACGTCGGACACCTGGCGGGATCGGCAGTCGGGTGAGCGCCGGGAGCGCACCGAGTGGCACCGTGTCGTCATCTTCAACGAAGCGCTTGCCAAGATCGCCGAGCAGTATCTGCGGAAGGGCTCGAAGGTCTATGTCGAGGGGGCGCTGCAGACCCGTGAGTGGGAAGACCAGCAGGGTCAGAAGCGGTATTCGACCGAAGTCGTCCTGCAGAACTTCAATGGACAATTGACGCTGCTGGATCGACCGGGTGGCGGCGGCGGCGACGACTTCGGCGACGAGGCGATGTCCGGGGGGCGTGGCGGCGGCGGAGGCGGTCGCGTCGGTTACGACCGAGGCGGCGATCGGGGCGCTTCGGCGCCGCGGGGCGCGCCGAAGCAGCCGGCCTATTCGGGTGGCGGCGACATCGACGACGAAATTCCGTTCTGA
- a CDS encoding septal ring lytic transglycosylase RlpA family protein: MRHTPIEPPTASRLSLFASVSVVVLGGLVLAGCASHPEKGVRREKITQNKVITSGPIPPGGGRRQIGQPYQVGDRVYVPREDPTYDRVGVASWYGGEYHHGTLTANGEVYDRGTISAAHPTLPLPSYARVTNVENGRSIMVRVNDRGPYVGNRIIDLSERTADLLGMQGKGLGQVRVQYVGPAGLAGSDQRVLLSSLRGPGSGNVAQDRTMIAMADRSPSGPLGGGGREAPKVAPAPTMVAQAEIPSRIANERAGAAEARLPSPSFQASLASTGLFGGAQPTRAASLAPTSGARIALPPSAKAEPLPVRVANTSAESVAAGLGDAGQPLSILPPAPVGGAAQAVIPVSAPVQSAPAA; the protein is encoded by the coding sequence ATGCGCCATACTCCGATCGAGCCGCCGACCGCGAGCCGCCTTTCGCTGTTCGCTTCCGTTTCGGTGGTCGTCCTCGGCGGACTTGTGCTCGCGGGATGCGCCTCGCATCCCGAGAAGGGCGTCCGGCGCGAGAAGATTACGCAGAACAAGGTGATCACCTCCGGACCGATCCCGCCCGGCGGCGGACGGCGGCAGATCGGCCAGCCGTATCAGGTCGGCGACAGGGTCTATGTGCCGCGGGAGGATCCGACCTACGACCGTGTCGGCGTGGCGTCCTGGTACGGCGGCGAGTATCACCACGGCACGTTGACGGCGAACGGCGAGGTCTATGATCGCGGCACGATCTCGGCCGCGCATCCGACGCTGCCGCTGCCGTCCTATGCGCGCGTCACCAATGTCGAGAACGGTCGCTCGATCATGGTGCGCGTCAACGATCGCGGCCCCTATGTCGGCAACCGGATCATCGACCTCTCGGAACGAACCGCGGATCTGCTCGGCATGCAGGGCAAGGGCCTCGGTCAGGTCCGCGTGCAATATGTCGGTCCGGCGGGGCTCGCGGGTTCGGACCAGCGGGTGCTGCTGTCGTCGTTGCGCGGCCCGGGCTCGGGCAATGTCGCGCAGGATCGCACCATGATCGCCATGGCCGATCGCAGCCCGAGCGGCCCGTTGGGCGGCGGCGGGCGCGAGGCGCCGAAGGTTGCGCCGGCGCCCACGATGGTGGCCCAGGCCGAGATTCCGTCGCGGATCGCCAACGAGCGTGCGGGAGCCGCCGAGGCGCGGTTGCCGTCGCCGTCGTTCCAGGCCTCGCTCGCCTCGACGGGTCTGTTCGGTGGAGCGCAGCCGACCCGCGCGGCCAGTCTGGCGCCGACGTCGGGCGCGCGGATCGCGTTGCCGCCCAGCGCAAAGGCCGAACCGCTGCCGGTGCGGGTTGCCAACACTTCGGCGGAGTCGGTCGCGGCCGGGCTCGGCGATGCCGGCCAGCCGCTGTCGATCCTGCCGCCGGCACCGGTCGGCGGCGCCGCTCAGGCCGTGATCCCAGTTTCGGCCCCCGTCCAGTCCGCGCCTGCGGCATAG
- a CDS encoding D-alanyl-D-alanine carboxypeptidase family protein — MASHEHFVPRGIDPNASGLSRRGVLTRGLVALAGAASPALLLGSRDADAKPRAVTGRQAAQAGAAQAKDSGVFETKGENAILVDYESGTVLFEKNPDRQFPPASLAKMMTVAVLFNEIREGRVKLEQDFLVSEHAWRTGGAPSRTSCMFAPVNSRVKIVDLIQGIMIQSANDGAIAVAEGIAGSEDAFAELMNKRAKEIGLKSTSFGNPTGLPHFNNKATARDLYLLARHLIAEFPEFYKYYSQREFTYNNIRQFNRNPLLNDGIGADGLKTGYIKESGYNIVGSANQNGQRLIMVMSGCKSEKERAEEARKLMDWGFRTFEQIKLYDKDEVVGEASVYGGASGRVPLVSEKTVNVLVPRGNRDKLKGRVVYSGPVKAPVEKGRPIGRLLVLRDDQVMQETPLVAAGSVEIGTLRQRAFDAVGELLVGWIKG; from the coding sequence ATGGCTTCGCATGAGCATTTCGTCCCGAGGGGGATCGACCCGAATGCCAGCGGACTGTCGCGGCGCGGCGTTCTCACGCGCGGGCTCGTTGCGCTCGCGGGCGCTGCCTCGCCCGCGCTTCTGCTCGGGTCGCGTGACGCCGATGCCAAGCCGCGCGCCGTGACCGGCCGTCAGGCCGCGCAGGCGGGGGCGGCGCAGGCGAAGGATTCGGGCGTCTTCGAGACCAAGGGCGAGAACGCGATCCTGGTCGACTACGAATCCGGCACGGTCCTGTTCGAGAAGAATCCGGACCGACAGTTTCCGCCTGCCAGTCTCGCCAAGATGATGACGGTCGCGGTTCTGTTCAACGAGATCCGTGAAGGACGGGTCAAACTGGAGCAGGACTTCCTGGTCTCCGAACATGCCTGGCGGACCGGCGGTGCGCCGTCGCGGACGTCCTGCATGTTCGCGCCGGTCAACAGCCGGGTGAAGATCGTCGATCTGATCCAGGGCATCATGATCCAGTCGGCGAACGACGGCGCCATCGCGGTCGCCGAGGGCATCGCCGGCTCGGAGGACGCCTTCGCGGAACTGATGAACAAGCGTGCCAAGGAGATCGGGCTGAAGAGCACCAGCTTCGGCAACCCGACCGGCCTGCCGCATTTCAACAACAAGGCGACCGCGCGCGATCTCTATCTGCTGGCGCGGCATCTGATCGCCGAATTTCCGGAATTCTATAAATATTATTCGCAGCGCGAGTTCACCTACAACAATATCCGCCAGTTCAACCGTAATCCGCTGCTCAATGACGGTATCGGCGCGGACGGACTGAAGACCGGCTACATCAAGGAATCCGGCTACAACATCGTCGGCTCGGCCAATCAGAACGGTCAGCGGCTGATCATGGTGATGAGCGGCTGCAAGAGCGAGAAGGAGCGGGCCGAGGAGGCGCGCAAGCTCATGGACTGGGGCTTCCGCACTTTCGAGCAGATAAAGCTCTACGACAAGGACGAGGTGGTCGGGGAGGCGAGCGTCTATGGCGGCGCGTCGGGCCGCGTGCCGCTCGTCTCGGAGAAGACCGTCAACGTGCTGGTGCCGCGCGGCAATCGCGACAAGCTCAAGGGCCGGGTGGTCTATTCCGGGCCGGTCAAGGCGCCGGTCGAGAAGGGCCGGCCGATCGGGCGGCTGCTCGTGCTGCGCGACGACCAGGTGATGCAGGAGACGCCGCTCGTCGCGGCCGGATCGGTCGAGATCGGCACGCTCAGGCAGCGCGCGTTCGATGCGGTCGGCGAACTGCTCGTCGGCTGGATCAAGGGCTGA
- the tmk gene encoding dTMP kinase yields MAVADPSHPPVGRFITFEGGEGAGKSTQVKRLAERLRRSGLTVVVTREPGGSAGAEVVRHVILSGAAEALGPEAEAMLFAAARADHVDETIRPALEAGQWVISDRFADSTRVYQGVTGRVPAALIDELERVALDGVAPDLTILLDLPAEVGLKRAAVRRGSADADRFEKEDVAMHAARRDAFLAIARSEPRRFAVVDASHDPDMVAEDVWHAVSARLGLR; encoded by the coding sequence GTGGCTGTCGCCGATCCGTCCCATCCGCCCGTCGGCCGCTTCATCACCTTCGAAGGCGGCGAGGGCGCGGGCAAGTCCACCCAGGTCAAGCGTCTGGCCGAGCGGCTGCGCAGGAGTGGCCTGACCGTCGTGGTCACGCGCGAGCCGGGCGGCTCGGCGGGCGCGGAGGTCGTCCGGCATGTGATCTTATCCGGCGCGGCGGAGGCGCTCGGGCCCGAGGCCGAGGCGATGCTGTTCGCGGCGGCGCGGGCGGACCATGTCGACGAGACGATCCGGCCGGCGCTCGAGGCCGGGCAGTGGGTCATCTCGGACCGGTTCGCCGACTCGACGCGCGTCTATCAGGGCGTGACGGGACGGGTGCCCGCGGCCCTGATCGACGAACTCGAGCGTGTGGCGCTCGACGGCGTGGCGCCGGATCTGACGATCCTGCTCGACCTGCCGGCCGAGGTCGGGCTGAAGCGTGCCGCGGTTCGGCGGGGCAGTGCCGACGCCGACCGGTTCGAGAAGGAGGATGTCGCGATGCATGCCGCGCGGCGCGACGCGTTCCTGGCGATCGCGCGTTCCGAACCGCGACGTTTCGCGGTCGTCGATGCGAGCCATGACCCGGACATGGTCGCCGAAGACGTCTGGCACGCTGTGTCCGCGCGGCTGGGGCTGCGCTGA
- the mazG gene encoding nucleoside triphosphate pyrophosphohydrolase, giving the protein MTPSRDIARLLEIMKALRTPVTGCPWDLEQTFATIAPYTIEEAYEVADAIERGDIEDLKDELGDLLLQVVFHAQMGSEDGQFDFGDVVEAITTKMIRRHPHVFGDAEARDAGMAKDSWERIKAEEKVDKAARKAARGIVEGPKGLLDSVNSGLPALERAVRLTAKAGTVGFDWDDPHAVIAKIREELEEIEAEIEKPRSDEALEEELGDVLFAVANLARHLKLDPEKALRRGNEKFRRRFAFIERRLAEQGRPLGAASLDEMEEIWQQAKRATRE; this is encoded by the coding sequence ATGACCCCGTCTCGCGATATCGCACGGCTGCTCGAGATCATGAAGGCGCTGAGGACGCCGGTCACGGGCTGCCCGTGGGACCTCGAACAGACCTTCGCGACGATCGCGCCCTACACGATCGAGGAGGCTTACGAGGTCGCCGACGCGATCGAGCGCGGCGATATCGAGGATCTGAAGGACGAACTCGGCGACCTGCTACTGCAGGTGGTCTTCCATGCCCAGATGGGGTCGGAGGACGGCCAGTTCGACTTCGGCGACGTGGTCGAGGCGATCACGACCAAGATGATCCGCCGCCATCCGCACGTGTTCGGCGACGCCGAAGCCCGCGACGCCGGCATGGCCAAGGACAGCTGGGAGCGGATCAAGGCCGAGGAAAAGGTCGACAAAGCCGCCCGCAAGGCGGCACGCGGCATCGTCGAGGGTCCGAAGGGCTTGCTCGACAGCGTCAATTCCGGCCTGCCCGCGCTCGAACGCGCCGTGCGCCTGACCGCCAAGGCCGGCACGGTCGGTTTCGACTGGGACGATCCCCATGCCGTCATCGCCAAGATCCGAGAGGAGCTGGAGGAGATCGAGGCCGAGATCGAGAAGCCGCGCAGCGACGAGGCGCTCGAGGAGGAACTCGGCGACGTGCTGTTCGCCGTCGCCAATCTCGCCCGCCATCTGAAGCTCGACCCGGAAAAGGCACTCCGGCGCGGCAACGAGAAATTCCGCCGCCGCTTCGCCTTCATCGAACGTCGCCTCGCCGAGCAGGGCCGCCCGCTCGGCGCCGCGAGCCTCGACGAAATGGAGGAGATCTGGCAGCAGGCGAAGCGCGCCACGCGCGAGTGA
- the arfB gene encoding alternative ribosome rescue aminoacyl-tRNA hydrolase ArfB: MIPVTRRIAIDERELSETFVRASGPGGQNVNKVSTAVELRFDVAGSPNLPEEVRQRLARLAGRRLTLDGVLVLRADRFRTQERNREDALERLLGLIREAAVPPPPPRKATKPTRSSQIKRVDEKKRRGNVKGLRRGRIDHD; this comes from the coding sequence ATGATCCCCGTGACCCGCCGCATCGCGATCGACGAGCGCGAGCTGTCGGAGACGTTCGTGCGCGCCTCCGGACCGGGCGGGCAGAACGTCAACAAGGTCTCGACCGCGGTCGAACTGCGTTTCGACGTCGCCGGGTCGCCGAACCTGCCGGAGGAGGTGCGTCAACGGCTCGCGCGGCTCGCCGGCCGGCGGCTGACGCTCGACGGCGTGCTTGTGCTGCGCGCCGACCGGTTCCGTACCCAGGAGCGCAATCGCGAGGACGCGCTGGAGCGGCTTCTCGGTCTCATCCGCGAGGCGGCGGTGCCGCCGCCGCCGCCGCGCAAGGCGACCAAGCCGACCCGCTCGTCGCAGATCAAGCGGGTCGACGAGAAGAAGCGGCGCGGCAACGTCAAGGGGCTCAGGCGCGGCCGGATCGACCACGACTGA
- a CDS encoding DUF1345 domain-containing protein produces MTHPPFPHRLHRLPVIRHARTRPRLTLSALIGVLTLILLDVVTAWRVQTRLLVAWNVGSVLYLGLAWTMMARASLDKMRNRAKLQDEGQTTILVMTVLAATASLVAIVAELTVVKDLTGFSKAAHIGLAALTLASAWAFTHTMFALHYAHEYYNAIGRGHAACLEFPGQDKPIYSDFLYFAFVVGTSGQTADVAMASTRVRRIGLLHCVLAFVFNTTILALMVNIGAGLI; encoded by the coding sequence ATGACCCATCCGCCGTTCCCCCATCGCCTGCACCGCCTGCCGGTGATCCGCCACGCTCGGACACGCCCGCGGCTCACACTCTCGGCGCTGATCGGGGTTCTGACCCTGATCCTGCTCGACGTGGTGACGGCCTGGCGCGTCCAGACGCGGCTGCTGGTCGCCTGGAACGTCGGCAGCGTGCTCTACCTCGGCCTCGCCTGGACCATGATGGCGCGTGCCTCGCTCGACAAGATGCGCAACCGCGCCAAGCTCCAGGACGAGGGCCAGACGACGATCCTGGTGATGACCGTGCTCGCCGCCACGGCGAGCCTCGTCGCGATCGTCGCGGAGCTGACCGTCGTCAAGGATCTGACCGGCTTCTCCAAGGCCGCCCATATCGGCCTCGCCGCCCTGACGCTCGCCTCGGCCTGGGCTTTCACCCACACCATGTTCGCGCTGCACTACGCGCACGAATATTACAACGCGATCGGCCGCGGCCATGCGGCCTGCCTGGAGTTTCCCGGCCAGGACAAGCCGATCTACAGCGATTTTCTCTACTTCGCCTTCGTGGTCGGCACCTCCGGCCAGACCGCCGACGTCGCCATGGCCTCGACCCGCGTGCGCCGGATCGGGCTCCTGCACTGCGTGCTCGCCTTCGTGTTCAACACCACGATCCTCGCCCTGATGGTCAACATCGGCGCCGGGCTGATCTGA
- a CDS encoding GlsB/YeaQ/YmgE family stress response membrane protein, whose amino-acid sequence MSILWTIIIGFVAGVIAKWIMPGRNEPSGFILTAILGIVGAFVATYLGQSLGWYRAGEGAGLIGAVVGSIIVLFVWGMIAGRRDSLT is encoded by the coding sequence ATGAGCATTCTATGGACCATCATTATTGGATTTGTCGCCGGCGTCATCGCCAAGTGGATCATGCCCGGCCGCAACGAGCCGAGCGGCTTCATCCTCACCGCCATTCTCGGCATCGTCGGCGCTTTCGTCGCGACCTATCTCGGCCAGTCGCTCGGCTGGTATCGCGCCGGCGAGGGCGCCGGGCTGATCGGGGCGGTGGTCGGCTCGATCATCGTGCTGTTCGTCTGGGGCATGATCGCCGGCCGGCGCGACAGCCTGACCTGA
- a CDS encoding HAMP domain-containing methyl-accepting chemotaxis protein: MNVKNWPMIWKVVSLLLILGSASLAGALYATSQFSIIDKQNTAILEGPGVGAVAVARADGGVSKTVAGIYQSIVAQSDAEEAAASKARKDGIDSFELYMTKAARFVPAYADRVDQVRKVYRTALDKTCAETIRLAEMPGSTLEARAKADDLMNRTCGPALNETLKLTAAMIEDFKALRDQQKAETAAGAQWSATVTLAGIAATIIAIVALAFFMTRRVVVAPLLAMMKQTEALGRGELDQRFDLGKRSDEIGSLATALEILRTQLREAEVLRARAAETEQQRAEEMRRARIEIADQFQARMGSLAETFVRSAQEVADSAKNLSATAEETSRQAQAVSGAAEEASANVQTTAASTEEMSASIRDISRQVARSNEIADTAAAEATRTDTDVKALAVAATKIGEVVELISNIAAQTNLLALNATIEAARAGEAGRGFAVVASEVKQLASQTAKATEEISAKIGEIQAATDRTVGSIDKINGTIAQIQQISGDIAAAIEQQAAATDEISANTQQAARGTEAVTSNINGVGRAAEMTGAASTQLMGLSNSLSGQANELQQEVVDLVKQIRVG, encoded by the coding sequence ATGAACGTCAAGAATTGGCCCATGATCTGGAAGGTCGTCAGCCTGCTGCTCATCCTCGGGAGCGCCAGTCTGGCCGGCGCCCTCTATGCCACGTCCCAGTTTTCGATCATCGACAAGCAGAATACCGCGATCCTGGAAGGTCCGGGCGTCGGTGCGGTCGCGGTCGCGCGGGCCGACGGCGGTGTGTCGAAGACGGTTGCGGGGATCTACCAGAGCATCGTCGCCCAGTCCGACGCCGAAGAAGCCGCCGCGTCGAAGGCGCGCAAGGACGGCATCGACAGTTTCGAACTCTATATGACCAAGGCGGCGCGCTTCGTACCCGCCTATGCCGATCGCGTCGACCAGGTCCGCAAGGTCTATCGCACGGCACTGGACAAGACCTGTGCCGAAACGATTCGGCTCGCGGAAATGCCCGGATCGACGCTCGAGGCCCGTGCAAAAGCCGACGACCTGATGAACCGCACCTGCGGACCGGCGCTGAACGAGACGCTGAAGCTCACCGCGGCGATGATCGAGGACTTCAAGGCCCTGCGCGATCAGCAGAAGGCCGAGACCGCCGCCGGCGCGCAGTGGAGCGCGACCGTGACGCTCGCCGGCATCGCCGCGACGATCATCGCGATCGTGGCGCTCGCCTTCTTCATGACCCGCCGCGTCGTGGTCGCTCCCCTCCTTGCGATGATGAAGCAGACCGAGGCGCTCGGCCGCGGTGAGCTCGATCAGCGCTTCGATCTCGGCAAGCGTTCCGACGAGATCGGCTCGCTCGCCACCGCGCTGGAGATCCTGCGCACCCAGCTCCGCGAGGCCGAGGTGCTGCGCGCCCGTGCCGCCGAAACCGAGCAGCAGCGCGCCGAGGAGATGCGCCGGGCGCGGATCGAGATCGCCGACCAGTTCCAGGCCCGCATGGGATCGCTCGCCGAGACCTTCGTGCGCTCGGCGCAGGAAGTGGCGGACAGCGCCAAGAACCTCTCCGCCACCGCCGAAGAGACCTCGCGCCAGGCGCAGGCGGTTTCCGGCGCGGCCGAGGAGGCCTCGGCCAACGTCCAGACCACGGCCGCCTCGACCGAGGAGATGTCGGCCTCGATCCGCGACATTTCCCGGCAGGTCGCACGCTCCAACGAGATCGCCGACACGGCCGCGGCGGAAGCGACCCGCACCGACACCGACGTGAAGGCGCTCGCAGTCGCCGCGACCAAGATCGGTGAAGTCGTCGAGCTGATCAGCAATATCGCCGCGCAGACCAATCTGCTCGCGCTCAACGCCACCATCGAGGCGGCCCGTGCGGGTGAGGCCGGCCGCGGCTTCGCGGTCGTCGCCTCGGAGGTGAAGCAGCTCGCCTCGCAGACCGCCAAGGCGACGGAAGAGATCTCCGCCAAGATCGGCGAGATCCAGGCCGCGACCGATCGCACGGTCGGTTCGATCGACAAGATCAACGGCACGATCGCGCAGATCCAGCAGATCTCCGGCGACATCGCCGCCGCGATCGAGCAGCAGGCGGCCGCGACCGACGAGATCTCGGCCAACACCCAGCAGGCCGCGCGCGGCACCGAGGCCGTGACCAGCAACATCAACGGCGTCGGCCGCGCCGCCGAAATGACCGGCGCCGCTTCGACGCAGCTGATGGGCCTGTCGAACTCGCTCTCCGGTCAGGCGAACGAGCTGCAGCAGGAGGTCGTCGACCTGGTCAAGCAGATCCGCGTCGGCTGA
- a CDS encoding DUF1932 domain-containing protein, whose product MTETIAVIAAGAMGSAVGRRLSANGATVLTSLAGRGEASRARATAAGMIDADDRTIAENASLILSIVPPADAKALAARFAPLIGRSGAPAFVDCNAVGTETMAAIAETLGETGARCIDGAIIGFPPKDGERGPAFYFSGAAANDAAVLGDLGLDVRIVDGPIGAASALKLSYAGITKGLVAIAAAMILAADRAGAGPALHAELAASQPQLLTRFEKTLPDMYGKAYRWVEEMHAIADFVGADYPESSFYRGAARLYERIASEDLGPGEKAVMDRFLGRS is encoded by the coding sequence ATGACCGAGACCATCGCCGTGATCGCCGCCGGCGCCATGGGTAGCGCCGTCGGCCGCCGCCTTTCCGCCAACGGCGCCACCGTGCTGACCTCGCTCGCCGGTCGCGGCGAGGCGAGCCGCGCCCGCGCCACCGCCGCCGGCATGATCGATGCCGACGACCGCACCATCGCCGAAAATGCCTCGCTGATCCTGTCGATCGTGCCGCCGGCCGATGCCAAGGCGCTGGCCGCGCGCTTCGCGCCGTTGATCGGCCGCAGCGGTGCGCCGGCCTTCGTCGACTGCAACGCCGTCGGTACCGAGACCATGGCCGCCATCGCCGAAACGCTCGGCGAGACCGGCGCCCGCTGCATCGACGGCGCCATCATCGGCTTTCCGCCGAAAGACGGCGAGCGCGGGCCGGCGTTCTACTTCTCCGGCGCCGCCGCCAACGATGCGGCCGTGCTCGGCGATCTCGGTCTCGACGTCCGCATCGTCGATGGCCCGATCGGCGCCGCCTCGGCGCTGAAGCTCTCCTATGCCGGCATCACCAAGGGCCTGGTCGCGATCGCCGCCGCGATGATCCTCGCCGCCGACCGCGCCGGCGCCGGTCCGGCGCTGCATGCCGAACTCGCAGCCAGCCAGCCGCAGCTCCTCACCCGTTTCGAGAAGACCCTGCCCGACATGTACGGCAAGGCCTATCGCTGGGTCGAGGAGATGCACGCCATCGCCGACTTCGTCGGCGCCGACTACCCGGAATCGTCCTTCTACCGGGGCGCCGCTCGCCTCTATGAGCGGATCGCCTCCGAAGACCTCGGTCCGGGCGAGAAGGCCGTCATGGACCGCTTCCTCGGCAGGAGCTGA
- a CDS encoding AEC family transporter: MLAALVVLAPVFGLLAVGWAAARFHIVDEAGTRGLVKVVGTLAVPALLFRALAHETGGGGLPTIAIVYFVACALLLLIAHVYARRVLGLGLSEAGVFGMGAVYSNSSLIGVPVVHALFGDRGVVEITEIIAVHSLILIPAATLLVAAGVGGERVRLRPTLVAAFGNPMTLALIAGFAVRMSGLALPGPVDQVIAALATAASPLALVALGALVYRLEWPEAAGPPLAAAALKLVVHPVLVFALAWAADLPREAVAVATITAALPPGVNVYVMASQFGRYAEEAACAFAVATTASLFTITAVVMAFA; this comes from the coding sequence GTGTTGGCAGCCCTCGTGGTTCTCGCTCCGGTGTTCGGCTTGCTCGCGGTCGGATGGGCGGCCGCGCGCTTTCACATCGTCGACGAGGCCGGTACGCGCGGTCTGGTGAAGGTGGTCGGCACGCTCGCGGTGCCGGCACTCCTGTTTCGGGCGCTCGCGCACGAGACCGGAGGCGGCGGACTGCCGACGATCGCGATCGTCTACTTCGTCGCCTGCGCGCTGCTGCTGCTGATCGCCCATGTCTATGCCCGCCGCGTGCTCGGCCTCGGCCTGTCGGAGGCCGGCGTGTTCGGCATGGGCGCGGTCTATTCGAATTCCTCGCTGATCGGCGTGCCGGTCGTGCACGCCCTGTTCGGCGACCGCGGCGTGGTCGAGATCACCGAGATCATCGCCGTTCACTCGCTGATCCTGATTCCGGCCGCCACGCTGCTGGTCGCGGCCGGCGTCGGCGGCGAAAGGGTGCGGCTGCGGCCGACGCTCGTCGCCGCCTTCGGCAATCCGATGACGCTAGCGCTCATCGCCGGCTTCGCGGTGCGCATGAGCGGCCTGGCCCTGCCCGGACCGGTCGATCAGGTGATCGCCGCGCTCGCGACCGCCGCCTCGCCGCTGGCCCTCGTCGCGCTCGGCGCCCTGGTCTATCGGCTCGAATGGCCGGAAGCCGCCGGCCCGCCGCTGGCAGCCGCCGCGTTGAAGCTCGTCGTCCACCCGGTGCTGGTGTTCGCACTCGCCTGGGCGGCCGATCTGCCGCGCGAGGCGGTGGCCGTCGCAACCATCACCGCCGCCTTGCCGCCGGGCGTCAACGTCTATGTCATGGCATCGCAGTTCGGCCGCTATGCCGAGGAGGCGGCCTGCGCCTTCGCGGTCGCGACCACCGCCTCCCTGTTCACCATCACCGCCGTCGTCATGGCCTTCGCATGA
- a CDS encoding c-type cytochrome, which produces MTGPIGHRSASRAKAAATGPLVAAALSIAAQSIAAPAHAADADHGATLFGQCVACHGERGAGTDRGPSLIGVIGRPAGRVPGFPYSRAMQQSPIVWNDDKLSDYLVDPQQVVPGNRMPFAGFETKDDGLDVVAYIKRLETKVSK; this is translated from the coding sequence GTGACCGGCCCGATCGGCCATCGCTCCGCAAGCCGCGCCAAGGCCGCGGCCACGGGTCCGCTCGTCGCCGCGGCGCTGTCGATCGCAGCACAGTCGATCGCAGCGCCGGCGCACGCAGCCGACGCCGACCACGGCGCCACGCTGTTCGGCCAGTGCGTCGCCTGCCACGGCGAACGCGGCGCCGGCACCGATCGCGGCCCGTCGCTGATCGGCGTGATCGGCCGGCCCGCCGGCCGGGTGCCCGGCTTCCCCTACTCCCGCGCCATGCAGCAGAGCCCGATCGTCTGGAACGACGACAAGCTCTCCGACTACCTGGTCGATCCGCAACAAGTCGTTCCAGGCAATCGCATGCCATTTGCGGGCTTTGAAACAAAAGACGACGGCCTCGATGTCGTCGCATACATAAAAAGACTTGAGACGAAGGTAAGCAAATAG